The proteins below are encoded in one region of Paenibacillus albus:
- a CDS encoding helix-turn-helix domain-containing protein, which translates to MEHMESKRCLFCDELVQVKRKGACEWYIGCICAPGGAYGLREGSFEPFRQLSYTEKRSTFPLISAYIREQNENEEAVVLDFEDRIHILQSPQIPLTSEDKGIRLLRYLHRHTGGPNEPLVISQFAQSYNLTYSPNLQEFVYITEKLKEDGFIERMGSTLKLTEKGWVEAAAQATGKVLKQCLVVLSGGEEEAREWMDAIFPRLIQLGYAPKVHEEDYGGKFEIKPIESALQQVARVKLLITDVSEASGEKWLRIGYAFGCEIPVILTSRAGGGEDLPTGVRVLRYEDLNELSGLLQKQLC; encoded by the coding sequence ATGGAACATATGGAATCGAAACGTTGTTTATTTTGCGATGAGCTCGTACAGGTAAAGAGAAAGGGAGCATGCGAGTGGTATATCGGCTGCATCTGCGCGCCTGGCGGTGCTTATGGTCTTCGCGAGGGCAGCTTTGAGCCTTTCCGCCAGCTGTCTTACACGGAGAAGCGCAGCACGTTTCCGCTGATATCCGCTTATATTCGCGAGCAGAATGAGAATGAAGAAGCGGTCGTATTGGATTTTGAAGACCGCATTCATATATTGCAATCTCCGCAAATTCCACTCACGAGTGAGGATAAGGGCATCAGGCTCCTTCGTTATTTGCACCGGCACACGGGCGGACCGAACGAACCGCTTGTCATTAGTCAATTCGCACAGAGCTATAATTTGACTTATTCGCCGAATTTGCAAGAGTTTGTCTACATTACGGAGAAACTTAAAGAAGATGGCTTCATCGAGCGGATGGGATCGACGCTCAAGCTGACGGAAAAGGGCTGGGTCGAAGCTGCGGCACAAGCTACAGGCAAAGTGCTCAAGCAATGCCTAGTCGTACTCTCCGGAGGCGAGGAAGAAGCGCGCGAATGGATGGACGCCATCTTCCCAAGACTAATCCAGCTCGGTTATGCACCGAAGGTTCATGAAGAGGATTACGGCGGCAAGTTCGAGATCAAGCCGATCGAGTCTGCGCTGCAGCAAGTGGCGAGAGTGAAATTGCTCATTACGGATGTGTCGGAGGCAAGCGGAGAGAAGTGGCTTCGAATCGGCTATGCGTTTGGCTGCGAGATTCCGGTCATTCTGACTAGCCGAGCGGGCGGTGGAGAGGATCTGCCGACAGGGGTACGAGTGCTTCGTTATGAGGATCTGAACGAGTTGTCGGGGC